Proteins co-encoded in one Arachis hypogaea cultivar Tifrunner chromosome 11, arahy.Tifrunner.gnm2.J5K5, whole genome shotgun sequence genomic window:
- the LOC112722600 gene encoding protein LONGIFOLIA 2 has protein sequence MAAKLLHSLADENPDLQKQIGCMTGIFQLFDRHQIVTPRRISHKRLPPGNSHSNYESLRRDSNSIHQRQTAADMNLNKGVSEKQRISTESSRASFSSSCSSSISSMDCKAQADASFDRITFPETPRRDQVMNQTSTSTNLGHQSLDLRDVVKDSMYREARGLSVKTTIKEEVSIRASKQKDSPRPLHLSISDYEYDRVGIDGKQSVPIDLKESIRVLSKLTEAPWHYDEGRELRRLPYEVKDGQWHSISKDARRFSYDAREVHRYSSESQDTIKSTPRLKELPRLSLDSREVSWRTYTSDSKSNHLLRNFSSGTSDSDDKVSSLQQRPSAASQSRPPSVVAKLMGLEALPASNLASETHSILSETDPTQGDDQFSRSSKNGLIRPFKVSNSSKSSMKDPSSPSRKNPDLVVKPISSSRHPIEPAPWKRRDRNQSSPRPSSGAMKATSITDSFPSVYSEVEKRLKNLEFDQSGRDLRALKQILEAMQAKGLLETRQEEQASNLVGNQRDHEPKPASLTQNSRTARKQSPHRNNIASSTFGGSDSARSFESPIVIMKPAKHIEKNGISSSSVIPLVELSDSHKLQSVRMKVRTGNGKGTGSGRITKDQSPRNNHREASTSFSEKKASSKTIRSTQSQPRSQQFTKENSPSSVKNSGSVSPRLQQKKLELEKCSRPPTPPSESSKPRRQSGKQTTESGSPGRKPRHKVPISQQSDDQLSEISNESRSLSFQGDETSLQSGSTIIESKMDVELASNLQSAETVGSQGPSLKAIEQVVSGTIQKKSTLMLDENEPISELAMDAPDHPSPVSVLDGSVYREDVLSPVKLISNAPKGDVQSKEYDYEYQWNTADDSLSVNSEINRKKLQSIDHLVQKLRRLNSSHDEARIDYIGSLCENSNPDHRYISEILLASGLLLRDLSSELLTFQRHSSGHPINPELFLVLEQTKTSSFLAKEEIGIEKVDYKKTNTDKSHRRFIFDAVNEILGMKLASSPEPWLKPNGLAKKNLSAQKLLKELCFEIEKIQVKKPECTEDEGDGIKSILCENVMNGTESWTIFHGETSGVVLDVERLIFKDLIDEIVIGEATGLRIKPGRRRKLFGK, from the exons ATGGCTGCAAAGTTGCTGCATTCTTTAGCAGATGAAAACCCAGATTTGCAGAAGCAAATTGGATGCATGACTGGGATTTTCCAACTGTTTGATCGTCACCAGATAGTTACCCCTCGCCGCATTAGCCACAAGAGGCTTCCTCCTG GTAATTCCCACTCCAATTATGAGAGCTTGAGAAGAGATTCTAATAGCATACACCAACGGCAAACAGCTGCT GATATGAACTTAAACAAGGGTGTAAGTGAAAAACAAAGAATTTCAACAGAATCATCAAGGGCCTCATTCTCTTCATCATGTTCATCGTCAATATCCTCTATGGACTGTAAAGCTCAAGCAGATGCTTCCTTCGACCGAATTACTTTTCCTGAAACTCCTAGAAGGGACCAAGTTATGAACCAAACAAGTACCTCTACAAATTTGGGTCACCAGTCCCTTGACCTGAGGGATGTGGTAAAAGACTCTATGTACAGAGAGGCCAGAGGACTATCAGTGAAGACTACAATCAAAGAAGAAGTTTCCATTCGTGCATCGAAGCAGAAAGATTCACCGAGACCTCTTCATCTGTCCATTTCTGATTATGAATATGATAGAGTTGGAATTGATGGAAAACAAAGTGTGCCTATTGATCTAAAGGAGTCTATCCGAGTCCTTTCTAAGCTTACAGAAGCCCCTTGGCACTATGATGAAGGTAGAGAGCTTCGGAGGTTGCCTTATGAAGTAAAAGATGGACAATGGCATTCGATCTCAAAGGATGCTCGTCGGTTTTCTTATGATGCAAGGGAAGTACATCGATACTCTTCTGAATCACAAGATACCATCAAATCCACACCAAGACTAAAAGAGCTTCCTAGACTTTCCCTTGACAGCAGGGAAGTTTCTTGGCGTACTTATACCTCTGATTCAAAATCCAATCATCTCTTAAGAAATTTCAGTAGTGGTACTTCCGACTCAGATGACAAAGTCTCAAGTCTGCAACAACGGCCTTCAGCAGCATCACAGAGCAGGCCACCGAGTGTTGTAGCAAAATTAATGGGGTTGGAAGCATTGCCAGCGTCCAATTTAGCCAGTGAGACTCACTCAATTTTGAGTGAAACTGACCCAACTCAAGGTGATGATCAGTTTTCAAGATCATCAAAAAATGGACTCATTAGGCCATTCAAAGTTTCTAATTCTTCGAAAAGCTCAATGAAAGACCCGAGTTCCCCAAGCAGGAAGAACCCGGATTTGGTTGTGAAACCTATCTCAAGTTCAAGGCATCCCATTGAACCTGCACCATGGAAGCGGCGAGATAGAAATCAAAGTTCACCAAGACCAAGTTCCGGGGCCATGAAGGCTACAAGTATAACAGATTCATTCCCTTCAGTTTACAGTGAAGTTGAGAAGAGATTGAAGAATCTTGAATTTGATCAGTCTGGAAGGGATCTTAGAGCGCTCAAACAGATACTAGAAGCAATGCAAGCAAAGGGGCTGCTAGAGACAAGACAAGAAGAACAAGCttcaaatcttgtaggaaatcAAAGAGACCATGAACCAAAACCTGCGAGTCTAACTCAGAATTCTAGGACAGCAAGGAAACAAAGTCCTCACAGAAACAACATTGCATCTTCAACTTTCGGTGGATCTGACTCAGCAAGGAGCTTTGAATCTCCAATTGTAATAATGAAACCGGCAAAGCACATTGAGAAAAATGGAATTTCATCATCTTCAGTTATTCCACTTGTTGAGCTTTCTGATTCACATAAACTCCAGAGTGTGAGGATGAAGGTACGTACAGGTAATGGAAAGGGTACAGGTTCTGGTCGAATAACAAAAGATCAGTCTCCTAGAAACAATCACAGGGAAGCTTCTACTAGCTTCAGTGAAAAGAAAGCTAGTAGCAAGACTATAAGATCAACACAATCACAACCAAGATCTCAGCAGTTTACAAAAGAAAATAGCCCAAGCTCTGTAAAGAACTCAGGATCTGTTAGCCCAAGATTGCAACAAAAGAAGTTAGAACTTGAGAAGTGTTCTCGCCCACCAACACCTCCATCAGAGTCAAGTAAACCAAGACGACAATCTGGTAAGCAGACCACAGAATCAGGTTCTCCGGGTAGAAAACCGAGGCATAAAGTCCCTATTTCACAACAAAGTGATGACCAACTTAGTGAAATAAGCAATGAATCAAGAAGTTTGAGTTTCCAAGGGGATGAGACATCACTACAATCAGGAAGTACCATAATTGAGTCAAAGATGGATGTGGAATTAGCCAGCAATTTACAATCTGCTGAAACTGTCGGAAGCCAAGGCCCATCTCTTAAGGCTATTGAGCAGGTGGTTTCAGGAACAATACAGAAG AAATCAACTCTGATGTTGGATGAGAATGAGCCTATTTCAGAACTTGCAATGGATGCTCCAGATCATCCGAGCCCTGTATCGGTTCTGGACGGCTCAGTATACAGAGAGGATGTGCTATCCCCAGTCAAGCTTATATCCAATGCTCCGAAAG GTGATGTTCAATCTAAAGAATACGATTATGAATATCAGTGGAACACTGCAGATGATAGCCTTTCAGTTAACAGCGAGATCAACCGCAAGAAATTGCAAAGCATAGATCACCTGGTTCAGAAGCTTAGACGGCTAAACTCGAGTCACGACGAGGCTAGAATCGATTACATTGGTTCCCTTTGCGAAAACTCGAACCCAGACCACAGATACATATCAGAAATACTATTGGCTTCAGGTCTCCTGCTCAGAGATCTGAGTTCAGAATTGCTGACATTTCAACGCCACTCGTCGGGTCATCCCATTAACCCCGAGTTGTTCCTTGTATTGGAGCAGACCAAGACAAGTAGCTTTCTTGCTAAAGAAGAAATCGGCATTGAAAAAGTTGATTACAAGAAGACAAACACAGACAAGTCTCACAGGAGATTCATCTTTGATGCTGTGAATGAGATTCTTGGCATGAAACTAGCTTCTTCTCCTGAACCATGGTTGAAGCCTAATGGACTCGCAAAGAAGAACCTCAGTGCACAGAAACTTCTAAAAGAACTGTGCTTTGAGATAGAAAAAATTCAAGTGAAGAAGCCCGAATGCACAGAAGATGAAGGTGATGGTATAAAAAGTATACTATGTGAAAATGTTATGAATGGAACAGAAAGTTGGACAATTTTCCATGGTGAAACATCTGGGGTTGTGTTGGATGTTGAGAGACTGATATTTAAGGACTTAATTGATGAGATTGTGATTGGTGAAGCAACGGGCTTGAGAATCAAGCCAGGTAGACGCAGGAAGCTATTTGGAAAGTAA
- the LOC112722602 gene encoding uncharacterized protein — MRWEKVQMNPLEGNDGGGPGKRWGHTCNAIRGGRLVYVFGGYGKDNCQTNQVHVFDTVKQTWSQPAIKGTPPTPRDSHTCTAIGDNLYVFGGTDGMNPLMDLHILDTSSNTWISPTIRGEGPEAREGHSAAVVGKRLFIFGGCGKSADNNTEVYYNDLYILNTETFVWKCAQTSGTPPSPRDSHTCSSWKNKIIVLGGEDGHDYYLSDVHILDTDTLIWRELSTSGQLLPPRAGHSTVAFGKNLFVFGGFTDAQNLYNDLYMLDIDTGIWTNVATTTNGPSARFSVAGDCLDPFVGGALVFIGGCNKSLEALDDMYFLYTGIARESEQRPEKLSLRKQLKLKCQEQNTNPVQNQVLVRYGVGADVSPLMTVLNYSQPSRLNLPVNQGFTPGKKMFECKVTESISEGYTIETIIDGKLLRGVLFSNKPKSLHPAANTSTRKRAGGETDVISNGIHPDKSKIPKVTNQDETENRQAVHGDSLESHEHRAEGVAALLSSNLTAADTSDTHKVSANPERNDDGKNEAPQPVGENVKNDGANDIVSSKTDGQTSVPISNFEVPRHDNKSDAPNCNFEFLKPSAAETAVCLPNQGVMADCTTPRTEECSKPAKLI; from the exons atgaggTGGGAAAAGGTTCAGATGAACCCTTTAGAGGGCAATGATGGAGGAGGGCCAGGGAAGAGGTGGGGACACACCTGCAACGCCATTAGAGGTGGCAGACTTGTCTATGTCTTCGGTGGTTATGGCAAAGATAACTGTCAGACCAACCAAGTTCATGTCTTTGACACTG TGAAACAGACTTGGAGCCAACCTGCAATAAAAGGCACCCCGCCTACTCCTAGAGACAGCCATACTTGCACTGCAATTGGTGATAATCTGTATGTGTTTGGGGGTACCGATGGCATGAACCCGTTGATGGATTTGCATATTCTAGACACTT CTTCAAATACGTGGATATCTCCAACTATAAGAGGCGAAGGGCCAGAGGCACGGGAGGGTCATAGTGCTGCAGTTGTTGGCAAACGGCTATTCATCTTTGGTGGTTGTGGAAAATCTGCAGATAATAATACTGAAGTCTACTATAATGATCTTTATATATTGAATACTG AAACATTTGTATGGAAGTGTGCTCAAACATCAGGCACTCCACCATCTCCTCGCGATAGCCATACTTGCTCGTCTTGGAAAAACAAAATTATCGTGTTAGGGGGTGAAgatggtcatgattattacttgTCTGATGTCCACATCCTTGATACTG ATACTCTAATTTGGAGGGAGCTGAGTACATCAGGCCAACTGTTGCCTCCACGAGCTGGTCATTCTACTGTCGCTTTTGGCAAGAACTTGTTTGTATTTGGCGGATTTACGGATGCACAAAACCTATACAATGACCTCTATATGCTTGACATCG ATACTGGTATTTGGACAAATGTTGCAACGACTACCAATGGCCCTTCTGCTCGATTTTCTGTAGCCGGTGACTGTTTAGACCCATTTGTGGGCGGTGCTCTTGTGTTCATCGGTGGTTGTAATAAAAGCCTCGAGGCCCTGGACGACATGTATTTCCTCTACACAG GGATTGCTAGGGAAAGCGAACAGAGACCAGAGAAGTTATCTTTAAGAAAGCAGTTGAAACTAAAATGCCAAGAGCAAAATACCAATCCCGTTCAAAATCAAGTTCTGGTTAGATATGGAGTCGGTGCTGATGTTAGCCCGCTCATGACAGTGTTGAATTATAGCCAGCCAA GTAGACTAAATCTCCCAGTAAATCAAGGCTTCACTCCTGGAAAGAAAATGTTTGAATGCAAGGTTACTGAATCCATCTCGGAAGGTTATACTATCGAAACTATTATTGATGGAAAGCTTCTTCGAGGTGTTCTGTTTTCAAATAAGCCAAAGTCTTTGCACCCAGCTGCTAATACTTCAACCAg GAAAAGGGCCGGTGGTGAAACTGACGTTATCTCAAATGGTATACACCCTGATAAATCAAAGATTCCTAAAGTGACCAATCAAGATGAAACAGAAAACAGACAAGCAGTTCACGGAGACAGTTTAGAATCTCATGAACACCGTGCTGAAGGGGTTGCTGCTCTTCTATCAAGCAACCTGACAGCTGCTGACACTTCTGATACCCATAAG GTTTCTGCTAACCCAGAACGAAATGATGATGGAAAGAATGAAGCACCCCAACCCGTAGGTGAAAACGTGAAAAATGATGGAGCAAATGACATAGTAAGTTCAAAAACTGATGGGCAAACAAGTGTACCAATTTCCAATTTTGAAGTTCCAAGACATGATAACAAAAGCGATGCACCAAACTGCAACTTTGAATTTCTGAAACCTTCTGCAGCCGAGACTGCTGTCTGTCTGCCAAATCAAG GTGTAATGGCGGATTGCACGACCCCAAGGACAGAAGAATGCAGCAAACCAGCAAAGCTAATTTGA